The Desulfobacteraceae bacterium genome window below encodes:
- a CDS encoding methylenetetrahydrofolate reductase C-terminal domain-containing protein, with protein MIVADKKPIEEIIETTRNFKRLLILGCNECVTVCEAGGKKEVGILASALRMNALNQGREVKIDEITLERQCDHEYLEEIRDVVDQYDAILSIACGVGVQFTAEKYQATPVLPGVNTKFMGATEKRGLWVERCQGCGQCILAMTGGICPVSRCAKRLFNGPCGGSTNGKCEISKEVDCAWQLIIDRMKALGTLEDYEKLSPIKDWSTDRAGGPRKVVREDVQL; from the coding sequence ATGATTGTCGCCGACAAGAAACCCATCGAAGAGATCATTGAAACCACCCGAAACTTCAAACGCCTGCTGATCCTGGGCTGTAACGAGTGCGTGACGGTCTGCGAGGCAGGGGGCAAAAAGGAGGTCGGCATCCTGGCCTCGGCGCTGCGGATGAATGCCCTCAACCAGGGACGCGAGGTCAAAATCGACGAGATCACCCTGGAGCGGCAGTGCGATCACGAGTACCTGGAGGAGATCCGCGACGTGGTCGACCAGTACGACGCCATCCTGTCCATCGCCTGTGGCGTCGGGGTGCAGTTCACCGCCGAAAAATACCAGGCGACGCCGGTTCTGCCGGGGGTCAACACCAAATTCATGGGCGCCACCGAGAAACGCGGGCTCTGGGTCGAACGCTGCCAGGGGTGCGGGCAGTGCATCCTGGCCATGACCGGTGGGATCTGCCCGGTTTCGCGCTGCGCCAAGCGGCTGTTCAACGGCCCCTGCGGAGGGTCGACCAATGGCAAGTGCGAAATCAGCAAGGAGGTCGACTGCGCCTGGCAGTTGATCATCGACCGCATGAAAGCCTTGGGCACATTGGAGGACTACGAAAAACTGAGTCCGATCAAAGACTGGTCCACCGATCGGGCCGGCGGACCGCGCAAAGTCGTCAGGGAGGATGTGCAGCTATGA